A window of Chaetodon trifascialis isolate fChaTrf1 chromosome 3, fChaTrf1.hap1, whole genome shotgun sequence genomic DNA:
TAAAACCTTCAAAACAACTGCTCCAATGCCCTTAAGTGCCCTGCAGGAGCTGGTCAGTGCGGCGGACATCTCTCAGGTCTAATCATGCATTTGATGTGATAAAGAGCTGCAGAAGAAGCATGCATTGCAGAATATTCCTAAAGCAAATGATAGAAAGTTTATAAAATGAGTCTTTGGTCTGTTTCCCGACAAGAGCTCTGCAAATGTGCAGAATTTCAAAGTAAACTTGTATCAGTCTTGATTTGAAGCTCCCTGCAGATAATCCAATtttcatttacaaatgtttgaATCCCACACAAACGCTGCAGAGCCTTTGACAAACAGCTTTTAATTAATCTCTCACAGCTACACCTGTCTCGAGTCATTTGTTCAATTCAGTGTGTGATCCATTCATATGTCTCTGCTTtatataaaatatacagtagGGCACTTCAGCAGACTCGTAGCTTATATAATCCTTATATCGCTCACGCAGCTGGAACTTCATTGAGGATTTGCAGCCGGTCTGAAAGTTTCATCGGGATCCGACCAATTTCTATTTGTGTTCTCGCAGTGTGGCCCCATGATTCATGCCTGCCTTTGAAAAATGGATATTTAATGGCCACAACGTGTACGCATCCATAAAATGCCTCTGAGCTTTCTCTTGTAATTGAAAATCATCTACTTTGTGTCGTCACGCTCTCTCCGACCTGTCGAGAAAAACAGCTGGCTACCATGACAACTGGAAATCTGCCATAGTAACAGTAGCTTACATTGCTTTGGCGTGTGAAAGGACAGCAACGCTGGACCGTGGTGTGAAAGAAATTAATCTAAACATGACACCTGACTGCGTTGGAGGAACAATGAAATATCATCAACAGAAAAGCATGGCTTTGATTCAAACCTTGTAATTAATGTGCATTTTACAAGAAGTCCAGAGGGTGTTTTcagtaaaactttatttttcagtgcatGAACGGAACACCATGTCGAGGTCATAGTCTATCCTTTTCAatccatttttaaatattttctttcttttttttacataaaaaaataatggAGCGATTTAATATACctctatttttttcccccagaaaGAGCACTCAGCAAGTATTTATAAAGGTGCTGTACAATGTACAAACATTTACATCTACCGTTCCTACAGAATGTAGAAGATACCACGAGGATTGTTTTTCTAATGAAGCGATGCAAGGCCACAGTATGATAcagagatgagacagaaaatggTCAAAAAGAAAGCGTAAAGGAGTACAACAGTGCAGGGGACATACAATAAAAAGGGCATTATCTGATTCACCAGACTGAACTGCCTGTACCTGACACTCCGGGTTGGATTGATTCATTCGACCAACCAAACTATTGCACAAAAACCTACCACTGATTGGCTCAAAAGTGCACGATCTAGTCATCTTTAACCTGAAAACTCCCTTATACAATCACAAGCTCTTATCACAGCCATTCACAGACCTTAACCACCATTTCACTGTCCCTGATATTGACTTTATCACACGTTTGCTACTATACTGCGTTCCCTGAGCTCATCTGAATATGTCTTAATCTCATTAGCTATAGCTGGGCACCTTGAGTCTATTTCCTTGCTCTGATTTTACAGCAGAAGCTTCAAAAATGTAGTAAAGCAAGAGTGAAATTagactttttctcattttcactgaCTCCCACATCCAATTGTTTATCTGTTATCCATCAGCTCAGCTTCCcttaaaatatgtaaaaagGTGGGGGTCTCTGTATGCCTGTCTTAGAGAAGCAGCATGCTCAATATCTCCCTAAACCACCACATCGCTCCCTAAGCTCCATTATCCTTCAAGCTACCCTGGCACATAATCACACAGCAGGATtgacaaaatacatttaaaaccctcatttttcttttctcaataGGCAAAGGTAAAACCATCAGGGGCATGACTCAGACCTTGCACAGTATTATATAAATTGCCACGTTGGCCTTAAACGGAGAGTCTTttagaaaaaatgaaacagctttataaaataataataacaataataaaatgttaATGCATTAGTAGCAAGTCAACATCACGAATTAAATACAACTCATGGTCATTCTGTTATGCTACAAGGGCAGATGCAGTGCAATGGAGTTCAATAGATAGTTAAAGAGTTTAGAATCTGCAAAACATGACAcattcaaatatatatatattatatttcacAATGAGACACGTTTTGAGCGACTGCAAACATTTGGTACAGCCGTTTGCACGCTACCTATACATTTCATGAACTACAAGATCCATGGTTATCCCTACCACTGAAGTACATTGGAAGGATGGTGAAAGCTCAAATAACATGGGACAAATCTTTGAAGTCTATATCAAAATGTGGAATGGCTTGGTACAGCTACATATACACATATTAATCTATTATCTCAATAAATTACACACAGCTTGGTTATCATACACATGGTAAACAAGTTCTCAAACCACAAGTTTCTGGTCTTTTTAATGATACTGTCTGTATGAAGGAGAGCCATGTCTATAACCATAAGAACAGTCTACAGTCCCCGGTAAAGTGAATGCTTGCTGGATTGTATTAGAAATCGGCCTGGTGCTCAGAATGAGAATTATAAACAAGAAACAGGATCATCCTCAGTGATGTGCAGAACACGtgcagtaaaacaaacagaaggacCGACTGCATGCAGTTGAGCAAACGTTGAAGAAAAAGACAAGTCAAAATATCCCACAATGAGACCGAGAGCAAAATTAAACCGTAGATGACAGTCACATGTGGTGTATACTACAGGCGAGAgcctttctccttttctttgcaTATGGGTCATTGCATTGTAATGGGTGAAGCGCTGTTGGTAGTTGATGTTCCACAGGAGGCTCCCAGGATTGGCACATATTCACATTTCAGAATGTCTTGTCTGGCAAGGCCCCGAGCATGCCGCACATGCTGACGTCCCACATCAAAGATGCCGAAGCAGCGGACAAGGCGGAGGGGAGTTGCTACATGCCACGTCTGATGTCACAGGACTCCCAAAAAAGACCTTGTCAAAAGACAAATCTGGACATGGTCCAAAGGTAATAAAAGTGGCACCGTGTTGCACGTCTCTGTTTTATGGAAGAACTCAGAAAAAACTGTCCACTGAGGGCACTGTTAAATATTCCATGGCACAGCTCAAGTCTGGGCGATTCAATATTCTATCACAAAGGGTCGCGGAGGACCTCTGCCTCGGAGAGGATTCTGGCTGAGCTGGGCACTTTCCAAGGGCCGGGGCTAAGAGGTCCTTTTGGGCTCTGCGGGGTCCCTGGAATACTGTTGAGAGAGGCCACACTGCCTTCCTTACTACTGCCGTCTTTGTAGGAGTAGGAAAGCGTGTCTTCCCTTCCTTTTGCCTCTTTGGGCGAAGCTACAGAACTTTTTCTACTCAATTTATCTTTGAAAGCCAGCAGCGACTCTCTTCTGTTGATAGCCTTGTTGCTTGTACTCATGTCCTCCGCAGATTTCCCGTTAGCATCTCTCTGCCTTGAGTCTTTtcctttctcgctctctctgacTGTATGAGGAGATGTCCTGTGGTGGTGAGACTCTGCCGCCACCCTTCTTTTAAAGCTTTCCTGCTCACGGTCGggcctttctcctctcccttccaTCTCCCTTCCTTGTGTGTATCGCCTGATTTCAAGATTGCCCGctttgccatttttcttttcGAGATCCAAGCTTTCTCTGCTGGATGAGTCTTTTAATCTCCTCTGAGGGCCTTGCTGATGCTCTGCGCGCTGCAGGGTCAAAGCCACTTGCTGTCCAGCTTGAGGAGACTTCCTAGGGTTTGCGGCTCGTGTTGTTGTCTGCGTCTGAGATGTCCTGCTCTTGCTCAGAGTTTCTTCCTGTGCCTGACTCGCAGTCTTTTTGGGAGTGTTATGTTGCTCTTTGGCTTTAGGAAATGTCTCCCCTGTTTTCTTTGGGCTGCTTAGCTCTCTGGAGTCCTTTGTGGGCCTGGTCCTCTTGTAGAAGTTCATACGCTCAGGGGAGGCGGGAGAGAGCCGTTGTACCTCCTTGTCTGCCCACTCACCACTCTCCTCCACTGAGCTTAAACCCCTGCTGCGGGGCTTGAGGCCTTGTGGGGATATGGCACTCCAGCTGTGGGAGTGTTTTAGTTTGCtggagaagggagaggaaacaaagatgGAAGCCCCAGTGGGATATGGAGAGGACAGGGGTGATGTGTCAGAGAAAAACACCTCTCTGGAATAGCTTGTGGGTGAAATGCGTTTCTGATCACGTTGACCTGTAAGAAAAGCACATATTTTACAAGGAACCAGCATATGGGCACACAGATATCAGATGTTCatgcaaaataatgaaatttagactaaaaagaaagtaaaagtcAATTATATTGAGAGGTTAGCAGAGGGAAGATCTGAGACAGGGCAGAATTACCAAGGTAAAAGAGAAGAGGCCACTAAAAGCAGTGAAGATGTTAGTGTTGGTGCTCAGTGTAGTAGCACACAGTCGAAGAAGCTGTACTACCTGCATCAGCGGCAAGAGAAGAGGAGCCAAAAGGAAGAAGATGGTTAGagattaaatgaataaataaaaaaactcaATAAAAGAAAATTCAAATCAATACGTGACACAATTCCAAAATAGTCTCCATCAATCAACAAAAGGATCATTATCATTCGCTCGACATCAGGTGGATCTATGGATTCAGCATGTATTTAACGACCCAGTGTCTTGGCCTTGTTAACCAGTAAACACATttaggaaataaaataaatctagATGCCAAGTTTTATCATCTATTGATCAAAGATGAAAATTAAAACATGCTGTACAATgcatgcattgcattgcattttgtgaaataggCTCGGACGCTTAGAGTTAGATGAAGAGATTGATGCCTCTCTCATATTTCCGCTCTGAATACGAAGCTAcagcttagcttatcttatcaTTAAGACAggctcgctccatcctcgcttgtgaacgactgagcctttccaggatgcccctttcacatccaatcatgacactatcacctgtcaccGATCagcctgtggaatgttccaaacaggtatttttggAGCAAATTGGTAAATGTCATTTGGCTAAGTAAGTACCAAAGTTGCCTACTAATACAATCCTTCACCTTGGACCAAAGTTGAATGAATTGTGTGTATTCAGTACTTACTGCCATCTTGAGCCAGGCCTGCTCCAggtctcagcagcagcaccacttTGTTTCCTCCAGCCTGGATCAGTTCAATAGCCCGTGTGTGGGAAATGCCGCGTGCCGCCTCCCCGTTAATCTCCACTATCTCATCTCCTACCTGtcagcaaaacagaaaatgcaattattgaacagaaacacacctttCGAAGCTTAGCGCACGCCGCTGTGCATGCATACACGCTTTCACTCAAACATACAGAAGCGGtatgtttacacacaaacacgcataaTTAAAGAATCTGAATTTCATACCACACACACGCGGGCGCCTTGTAATACCCTGGAGGTACCATCTATTATTGGAGATGACAAAATAACTCAGGATAAAGCATGTAAACATGTCAGTTTGTTGGGATCTAATCAGTGTTGACATTCCTCTCCACCCTTGGATAGGCAAAGTCATGCCCAGAGACCACAATCTGGCAAGCCGAAGACTGATTTCTGCTGGGAGCTTCAATTCTGTTCCCTCCCTGCACcaccttccctctcttcctgatcataataataataatgtgataaTTTAATCCCCTTGGGGAAAGCCTAATTTTGCTGAACCTCCTCTGTGGACAGAAAAAGCACAGGGTCAGTTACAGTGTGACCTTCCTGGAAATGGTCAGTGTCATAATTAAGGACACTAAAGACAGGTTGATGCTCGTTGACATGCATGGGTGGATAGACACTCAAGGATGTACAGTAGGTGAGAAACAAATCtgataaaaatcaataaatagtAAACAAGAACAAAATCTAATCAAGTCTGAGGCTGAAAGAGACTTAAAGACCATCCTCCAACCCTTTATGTTTTGCTGTGTGGAGACTGAGTTTCGATTACTTtgctaaatgaaaacaaaaaaactgcaaacacatCATAGCTGAAAGCATCTGTAGTGCAACGGTGTAACTGACAGTTATTGAAACACAATTCATTAGTTTAATCTCTGGTGCATTCAGCATGTGGTAACAGAAATGATATTTTTTCTGATTTACCTCTCCCCTTCATAAACTAGTAAATGTTCAATATCAGATTTCAGCAGTGTAATGGTTTATAATGGCACGCCAAACTGTATCTTACACTACTGAGCGCAGCTAAATGAGCTTCCCAGGGCTGCGCTGACTTTTATTTAATCAAGCATCAGATATTTCTTGTTAGCTGAAGGCCCTGTGGATGGCGACGTCTGCCTTCGTGTGAGCTGTTGACCCACCCGACCATCATGTGAGTCGTCGGGGTCACAcgagtcatggtgtgaatgtgAGTTATTGACCCAGCCGGCCAACATGCGAATCGTTCCTGTGACCGACCTGTGACCTGCGACTCCCAAGGCGTGAAGGATCCTTCAAGAGGATAAATACCTGGGACCCCCCACCAGTCAGTTTGAACTGAGGAATCCTCTTGAATAGAAGGTGAAATGTCTTCTAGAACTCAAGCGATTCCAGTTTCCGTCTAAGGCACTTAGACGTACCAtgacctgaatgaatgaggatCTTCACAGACTCAACATTACTGGCTAATTCTCATGCAATTTGGTGTGGATATTATCCAGGCAGAATGAATCTTAATGGCTCCGGTGACCTCTCACCTTTCTTGCAATTCCACCGCAATTTCAGTTTTTAGAAATCCCACTGGCTTTCCTTTCGCTCAACTGCGCAAGCAAGATGTGTCACAATCTGATATATCAATTTCAGTGACATTCACATTCATTAACCCTTTGGGATAATGACCTTAGATTTTAATGACCCCGCGACCTTTCTTTTAACGCCACCCCGAAGGCAAACTTATTCCAAGAATAGCAAAATTAGCATTATGTTGCTCTCTCCGTCCAACCCCGAGTATTGAGATAAAAGGAGCCCTCACATGGATTCTTCCGTCCAGCTGAGCAGGTCCATCCTCAGCCAGTCTCAGGATGTACAGGCCCATGTTGTACTCTGTTCCCCCTCGCAGACTAAATCCAAAACCTCTGGGACCCCTCTCTAACTCCACTGTGAGACACCCCTACACAGCGCATAAGATAACACTGTCAgtaacacactcacagagagacacatCAAGAcaatacatatacagtatattatatgTATTCAAAAGTAATATTTGATAAAAACTGGAGTTTATATGTGCATTATGTAAAAACTTGAGCCTTGAGCAGTATGAGATAGTTGCTAACATACAGTGGAAGCAATAAGAGGATTATTCTTACCTGGTTGGGTCCCGTCACACACAGCGTTCCCTGCTCGCTAAGTGGAAGAGTTTTGTGGTCGGACCAGTTgactccctccctcttctcctccacatcCAGGTTAtaactaaaacaaacaacagatgtATTCCTTCAGTAATACATGCTCTaaacagcaggctgcaggccaTAAACCCAGAAAGCCATTATGGAAAAATGTAATGCTGGATAttaaatgagagagagagagatgctttTTCACACTTGGATATTTTAATTTGAACGCTGCACTGTATTGCATATGCACTACACACTCTACACTTTtatgtctgacacacacacgcttgcacacacacactttatatCATATTTCTATTAGTTTTTTGTTTCAGGAGAATTTGTCAGGGCAGGTAGCAACATCATTGTATTAATAGCACCATAACTGTGCTATAATGTGatttaattttcaattttagAGTTTCTTGTTGCATTTCCGATCTGCTTCAGTGTGCGCTTTCCTCAGGCCAGAAGTGGGGGTGgcagcagccagtcagagcGCCAACAGTGAAGGAGGAGTTGGCCATTACaatttggagagaaaaaagcataaaaaagcCAGCACAGTAATTTCCCAGTATTGCCATATGTAACAAGTTTAATATGTATATTTTGGTGACTTGTACTTTTAAGGTATTTGTGACGATGGTTTCGTTCTGAAACCTCGATTAACTTCTATTGGGCACAGATCCCAGGACAGCTATGCACTGTGTTGGTGCAGTCAGAGTTTAGTTGGAGCTACGATCTACCAGTATGCACAAGATGTTTGGACAGTTTCAAAGGCCCTTGTCCCCTGGTGGCTGAaagctttggttttgttttcatgcttttcttttgtgtgagAGCAGATCCTTACCGTTCATCCTGCAGCGCTGACCTTTGGCCCAcggctctgtgctgcagagctggacTCTGTTTAGCTGAACTGGCTCCAGATGGAGGGCCCTTGTATTCTAAAAGACattcagtcattacagccaTGACTGTTAAAATGCCCGTACAGTGTACAGAATCCTTCTACAACGTGCTTCATGCACACTAACAATTCTAAGCATTGTAATCCGACTCTTACTAAATGAGGGAGCTTTACAGTGATACAAAGATGtcatttcatttactttcaATTGAGAACTAAATTCTTAATACTGATATTCAAATTCATCACAAGGCCAACATACTACTATAGCAAATGCAGACGTGggcacacagagacactcacCGTCCTCAGGAACCACAGTCAATGTGACAACACTGCCGGCATCCTTGATAAGCTGAACAATGTCATTGTGAGAGAGCTCGATGATAGAGCGCCCATTGACCGCTGAGATACGATCTCCGACGTGCAGGAGGCCGCAGCGGTCGGTGGGACTGCCCTCGATGATTCTGCCAATTTTGTGTGGAATAACTGCAACAGCAGATGTGAAAAGGAATGAGACATTGAGACTCAGATGGAGAGAAGACTGTGAAAACCTTGAAATATCCAGAACACCAACATAATTATTTCTCGCCATGACACCAGAATACAGGGATCAGTCATTCTCTTATTGTCTTTGATGTGCATACCCTGCTGCATTTTCTTAACGATTTCATGAAATTTAAATTAATATGGACTCATCTGTTTTGCACCAAACATGCAGTCCGATATGGACTGGagaaaaaataccaaaaaacaaagaaacaaagaacaaaactcCAACCTCCATACGGCGGTTTACTCTTGGAGGTGAGGATGACAAAGCCGAAGCCTTCAGTGTCTTTACGGTGGAGTGTGATGTCAAAAGACTCGTGGTCCAGAGCGCTGGGCATCGGGAGGCGAGGTAGCTTGGGAGAACCGTTCACCAGCACTGGGGCCATTTCCTGAGCCTCTTCCTCTGTCGCTTCTGAAACGAAAGGACACAGATGTTGTGAAAGAGGATTTTTCGCAGGAAAGCCCAATGAGACACTGGGTGTTTCATGATCTTAACACTCACTGTCATTATATCAAGAGACAGCTGAACACGTTTATCAATACAATGGTCTCACAAACATCTAAATTGCGTCAGGCGCTGTTCTGATTATTACCTCTGTAGATGACCTTCCTGCGTACGGTCAACATAACTTGACCGTTACGGGCGGCGTTGGTCATCAGATCCAGCACCTGCTTGTGCGAACGACCTTTCACCATCACACCATCGATGCCAATCAGCTCATCTCCCGCTCTCAGACGACCATCCTTCTCTGCGGCTCCGTTGGGCACAATGGCGCCGATGTACACCTGGGGAAAGACATTCTGAGAGAGGGTTAGCATAATGGAGAAGTGGCCTTTGAAGAAATAGAAAGTCTTATAAAACTTTATTATTTTGGAGTTTCACATCAACCGCCTTTTTATAGAGCAGTGTTTACATAATAGAGACTAAAATACTTGCTTGTTATATATACTTACTGGCTGTTGAGGACCTTCTCCTCCCAGGACGCGGAAGCCAAAGCCCGTTTCAATGTCTCTCTTTAGAAAAACATCAATGTCTTTGGTGTGAGGCTCTGCGGATGAGTAATACTCTATCAGTATTGAGCGGGAGGTCACGGTTTCAAGTTGAGAAGGACACAAGGTTAAAAAGCAAACTTCTGAGAGGAAGCGAAGGTGTGTGGGCGTAGACTTACGTCTGCTCTCCAGCAGGGCTTTGGACTTCAGGTACATCTCGGTGGCGTCTCGTTTGGGGGAGTCGCCGGAGCGCAGGGTGCTCGTGTTGGAGTGGTAGGGCAGGGCCTGGGGGGCTGAGTCTGCACCGTCCAAAGTCTCTGTACTGGCTGTCATTTCCAGCCTCTGAGAAGAAATACATGTACCATCAACACCACCTACTGCTTTGAGTGTTGTTATTTGCAATATAACTACAATCCCAATCTTAGACTTTCATTAAATCACATATGCTTCGGTATTCAGCTAAGAAGGACATATTTTATTGATAGTCTGGCCAACTCATTATCCCAGACAAGCAGCCGAGCAGCTAATGGTGATAGATTACCTAAAGCAATAAAGGTCACTTCAGCggctccctttttttttttttttaacataggCTGTTTTTACTTTAGATTCCTCCAATTACTTTGAAGCCCTAGCAGTGGGATTTGAATGTAATAAAACATCCACGGGAAAACCAAAGATTTACCCCTGGTTGTGACAGACCTATTCAGGCAGAAAGGGCAACTTCCTTATCTAAAACTGTTGTATTAATAATACCAGCATATCTGAAGAGGCTCATCCATGCTTCATTACCGTTGCAATCCCCTGACAACAGCCCTAAGAATATGAACACTGAAAGGAAGTAATTAAGACCATTTTTCAGAGCAAACAAAAGGAGGCGCCCAGAAACATAATCAATATTCAAATTTATTGCTATCATTTAATTCGATGCAACAGAGGCTTACTGGTTAAGCTGAAGGACAAAAAGCTTTGAAATTAAATTGCGGGATAAGTTCCCACAGGGAAACAATAgtgagggaagaggaaaagataTGTTTTTACTCACAGGCTTTAGACTCTTCACAGGGGATGTTTGACCTATGGAGAGACATATAAAGACAACAGGAATGTGGTAAGAAATGCTATGATATGAACTGGAACAACAATGATCACTGAACCAGCGTCCACCAGATGGCACTGCCTCTCtgactgtgaaacagcagcagtgagcatAAAAATAAACCAGTGAGCTGCTCTAAACTCAAGAGGTGTACTCACTAAAGAATGCTCCATTAGGGAATATACATCCATGTGCGATTAAAGATACATAGGGGATATAAAGGTAGTACATGTGCTGGAGTGCTGACTACATGGAAGCCGACTGCAGGGGCTGAGGAAGCGGGTGAGGGCATTAGAGATTCATGCATATAATTCAATGACCGATaattctcttccctctctctgttcgCTTTACAGCACACCCACACGTTCCATCTCAAGTGCTCAGATTGTTCCCTACAGATCATCTCTtacagccccctcctcccctcctctgaaCTCCCTGCATAAACTGGATTAACAAACACTCCTTTGGAGCCCGCAGCCATGTGGGGCCGGACTAACACTTGGCTTGATGAGGGGTTAATGGAGCCTGATGTAAAAGGGGAGACACAGCGGCATTTTTCTGCTTCACTGCCGAATTCCCAATCCGACATTGGAGGCATCAAAGGCACGAAAGAAGTGTGCCATCCACACACCTGAAGCACAGCActgttttccctccatgttttctgACATTACACAGACCGGAGATCTATCCTAACCATAAgcataaccactacttgccgAACACTAACCcctaccctaaccttaaccccagtcttcaacccaaaatttaatgatttacattgtggggacttgtgttttgtacCCATAAGGAaagtgagtccccacaatgtaagcAATACTTGattacacacatatacacacaaacactcacaaagTGTTGCGTTTCCATAACatctggggacattacatagacttacatttatTTCCTGGAGAAttaacctaaccataaccataaccactgcaTACTTAACCCTAACCATAAACCAAGTgtttactgtaaaatgtaatgatttatgtCGTGGGGACTTATATTTTGTACCCATAAGGAAGAagagtccccataatgtgactgtATAAACAGATCTGTGTCCCCaaaatgtgagtaatacacacacgTCTTTCCATAATTTTTGGGGGCAATAgatagacttacattcatttcctggaaacttgccataACTAAACTAACCTTAACCTCAATGTAACCTTACCCTAACATTAACCAAAGTCTTCACCATAAAATATAAcaatttacattaa
This region includes:
- the LOC139328679 gene encoding membrane-associated guanylate kinase, WW and PDZ domain-containing protein 3 isoform X1: MSRTLKKKKHWSSKVVECAVSWGNLGDFGSVVEVLGGAELGQFPYLGQMKLDVLVCHVGKLPYYGDVLLEVNGTPVSGLTNRDTLAVIRHFREPIRLKTVKPGKVLNTDLRHYLSLQFQKGSLDHKLQQIIRDNLYLRTIPCTTRLPRDGEVPGVDYNFISVGDFRILEESGLLLESGTYDGNYYGTPKPPAEPNLVQPDLVDQVLFDEDYGGEVPRKRTTSVSKMDRKDSAVPEEEDDDERPPLVNGLPDHKEGADWRKAVPSYTQSSSTMDFRTWSSLPRDDSLEPLPLNWEMAYTETGMVYFIDHNTKTTTWLDPRLAKKAKPPEKCEDGELPYGWEEIDDPQYGTYYVDHINQKTQFENPVLEAKKKLSQETAAIQQAAAAPSQGKGAVSGFTADPSQLKGEMYHTALKKSSQGFGFTIIGGDRTDEFLQVKNVLSDGPAAHDNKMASGDVIVEINGMSVLGKTHPEVVQMFQSIPINQYVDMVLCRGYPLPPDVDLDSDDPLPPPPPPPATQPQQALHGGEVVTAVPLINGQPLLVKGDVLHGSSQELHYVTTDASGRPVVAAMPNGRQGERGEVATTMLQPELVSVPLVKGPGGFGFAIADCPLGQKVKMILDAQWCRGLQKGDVIKEINRQNVQTLSHAQVVDILKDLPVGSEVNVLVLRGGQTSPVKSLKPRLEMTASTETLDGADSAPQALPYHSNTSTLRSGDSPKRDATEMYLKSKALLESRQPHTKDIDVFLKRDIETGFGFRVLGGEGPQQPNVFPQVYIGAIVPNGAAEKDGRLRAGDELIGIDGVMVKGRSHKQVLDLMTNAARNGQVMLTVRRKVIYREATEEEAQEMAPVLVNGSPKLPRLPMPSALDHESFDITLHRKDTEGFGFVILTSKSKPPYGVIPHKIGRIIEGSPTDRCGLLHVGDRISAVNGRSIIELSHNDIVQLIKDAGSVVTLTVVPEDEYKGPPSGASSAKQSPALQHRAVGQRSALQDERYNLDVEEKREGVNWSDHKTLPLSEQGTLCVTGPNQGCLTVELERGPRGFGFSLRGGTEYNMGLYILRLAEDGPAQLDGRIHVGDEIVEINGEAARGISHTRAIELIQAGGNKVVLLLRPGAGLAQDGSQRDQKRISPTSYSREVFFSDTSPLSSPYPTGASIFVSSPFSSKLKHSHSWSAISPQGLKPRSRGLSSVEESGEWADKEVQRLSPASPERMNFYKRTRPTKDSRELSSPKKTGETFPKAKEQHNTPKKTASQAQEETLSKSRTSQTQTTTRAANPRKSPQAGQQVALTLQRAEHQQGPQRRLKDSSSRESLDLEKKNGKAGNLEIRRYTQGREMEGRGERPDREQESFKRRVAAESHHHRTSPHTVRESEKGKDSRQRDANGKSAEDMSTSNKAINRRESLLAFKDKLSRKSSVASPKEAKGREDTLSYSYKDGSSKEGSVASLNSIPGTPQSPKGPLSPGPWKVPSSARILSEAEVLRDPL